Proteins found in one Aspergillus chevalieri M1 DNA, chromosome 2, nearly complete sequence genomic segment:
- a CDS encoding Dcp1 family protein (COG:S;~EggNog:ENOG410PQW4;~InterPro:IPR011993,IPR010334;~PFAM:PF06058;~go_function: GO:0008047 - enzyme activator activity [Evidence IEA];~go_process: GO:0000290 - deadenylation-dependent decapping of nuclear-transcribed mRNA [Evidence IEA];~go_process: GO:0043085 - positive regulation of catalytic activity [Evidence IEA]) — protein sequence MTFRKARRPNNNNPRHNNSSNNTHYQPSDYESDNYANYLSDAQPSQQQTDQYTDQDQDQESIPRPPLRSNEELNLAVLRRHNPHMNSIISLAPYAVVYIFNPASRQWEKSGVEGTLFVCNLTQGALGEERYSAFVLNRRGLNNFDIPLTDGENVEITEEYVILKSDEEAVDANGRNGNGVKPAGGNGDVRIYGLWIYSEPPPNSTAQTRTINAQMIRECAVHAGHSLRIARERLEASQQNGLHMAAEAATTTAAPLEEVQSSIPMGRQVSLKDLFGQQRAQDDGWTVRAHQFGVEWPQQPPQQAPPMGMPPPQPQQQDVLGDLFRRAGLAHQGGQAYT from the coding sequence ATGACATTCCGCAAAGCCCGTCGcccaaacaacaacaacccccgtcacaacaacagcagcaacaacacccACTACCAACCCTCCGACTACGAATCCGACAACTACGCCAACTACCTCTCCGACGCCCAACCCTCTCAACAACAAACTGACCAATACACAGACCAAGACCAAGACCAAGAATCCATCCCTCGGCCACCCCTCCGCTCAAACGAAGAACTCAACCTCGCCGTCCTCCGCCGCCACAACCCACACATGAactccatcatctccctagCCCCCTACGCTGTCGTCTACATCTTCAACCCGGCATCAAGGCAGTGGGAGAAGAGTGGAGTCGAAGGGACGTTGTTCGTGTGTAACCTGACGCAGGGCGCGCTGGGAGAGGAGCGGTACAGTGCGTTTGTGTTGAATCGGCGGGGGTTGAACAATTTTGATATCCCGTTGACGGATGGGGAGAACGTGGAGATTACGGAGGAATATGTGATTTTGAAGAGTGATGAGGAGGCGGTTGATGCGAATGGGAGGAATGGTAATGGGGTCAAACCGGCTGGCGGGAATGGCGATGTGCGCATCTACGGTCTTTGGATTTACTCCGAACCACCGCCCAACTCAACTGCGCAGACCCGTACTATCAATGCTCAGATGATTCGTGAATGTGCTGTGCATGCTGGACATAGTCTCCGGATTGCCCGTGAGCGTCTCGAAGCTTCCCAGCAGAATGGACTACATATGGCCGCTGAAGcggcgacgacgacggcCGCGCCGCTCGAGGAGGTGCAGTCGAGCATTCCGATGGGGAGACAAGTGTCGTTGAAGGATCTCTTTGGACAGCAAAGGGCGCAGGATGATGGCTGGACGGTTAGAGCGCATCAGTTTGGTGTGGAATGGCCACAGCAGCCGCCGCAGCAGGCACCGCCGATGGGAATGCCtccgccgcagccgcagcagcaggacGTGTTGGGAGATCTTTTCCGAAGAGCAGGATTGGCGCATCAGGGTGGTCAGGCATATACTTAG
- a CDS encoding phosphatase family protein (COG:U;~EggNog:ENOG410QDDJ;~InterPro:IPR013783,IPR000300,IPR036691;~go_process: GO:0046856 - phosphatidylinositol dephosphorylation [Evidence IEA]), whose translation MSPSAEQQSAPGGYTSDSDNSAVSPGGGPLDPFSLSQGIRARRSEYTRQETIRIKVATWNVAGIHGTEEDIGKWFVNSKGISEGLSGVHISETGKPEAWNERKSSDAGTGRRRSSMDASDRQWRRGSAVPSADFESDDVGLYALGLQEIVDISSATEALRPFTDPAPANRWKTAVQKALPPGYQLVAETQLLGLLLLIYAAPRVINNISGVSTSSVGTGLLGYMGNKGAVSTRLVLGETTSMVFVNSHLAAGSDKGSLERRNWDAAQIISRTKYSPIDLEKGPPDYIGKEDFAFWFGDLNYRLGDIPGGDVRQVLSRHTENEYDNRHQSTRTLDDRPSSPRNIVEEGEMDPPLSSASKGHPALSDKEIDPHADPASLQTTIASLLPHDQLRIQQQNGKAFHEGWREGDITFLPTYKYDVGSVARFDSSEKHRGPSWCDRILFRTREDKQRHERLNRELAESRKKDEEMKARGLDKAAADDNVLFDYDPEVDGADSVEENEPSQDKSDDGTSSEYQLERDGPIRLEYYVSHQGILSSDHKPLDAGFTLTFESVIPELKAKVHQEVVRELDKAENEARPGLTVVVDKYEEDVRNAEKKEDPNSLDFGGITVDVPLTRSLTVANTSGVPATFTFDRPNPEERQFNWLDYRISLRAEPEHDGKKPKTPEREKTLVPGEVANIEVTAHVQDLETIRLLNHGLVRLEEIMVLRVANGPDHFICVSAQWLPTCFGRSVVDLTRMPEAGARSLVAPQPPEQAKDKGVRLSAPRELFRLTEAISELSERAVAEWGMTRDDSEDSTPPWKAEPYGPGWPFNPETWTLKGRDERAPLLARVRESLDTNGSLTSIFEPEISSLERLEILSETLMVFLRSLNDGIITVDVWQNMNSQIIAREKSKQTPLSWEETQAWVLENLSYSPAHSVSFTFVTFMLARIANEVAPALSMPPPRPSSHHQHSKKSSEDKKRQQSPRKTEGQQSQNAAPTPTPASSAAFISAGSFRRQSRSFTTSSSSSSSTDSGKAATSANGNIATHRQAVETAFASMFANLLISSDVPVPSKEKERRALDERKRSVVEPFLKIIGVDNEGPSGGGS comes from the coding sequence ATGAGTCCCAGCGCGGAGCAACAGTCCGCCCCCGGAGGATACACCTCGGACAGCGACAACAGTGCGGTCTCTCCCGGCGGCGGCCCTCTCGATCCCTTCTCGCTTTCGCAGGGCATCAGAGCACGCAGGTCAGAATACACCCGGCAAGAAACGATCCGGATTAAAGTCGCTACATGGAACGTCGCCGGTATACACGGTACGGAGGAGGATATCGGGAAATGGTTCGTGAACAGCAAGGGAATTAGCGAGGGTCTTTCGGGTGTACACATCTCGGAAACCGGGAAGCCTGAGGCATGGAACGAGAGAAAGAGCAGTGATGCTGGTACAGGACGGAGAAGGTCGTCTATGGATGCTTCCGACAGGCAATGGAGACGCGGATCCGCTGTTCCATCGGCAGACTTTGAATCTGATGACGTTGGACTCTATGCTCTTGGGTTGCAGGAGATTGTCGATATTTCGTCTGCGACGGAGGCTTTGAGACCGTTTACTGATCCAGCACCGGCGAATCGGTGGAAGACGGCGGTTCAGAAGGCTCTGCCGCCTGGGTACCAGCTCGTCGCTGAGACGCAGTTGCTTGGTCTGCTGCTACTTATCTATGCCGCGCCCCGGGTTATCAATAATATATCTGGCGTTAGTACTTCCAGTGTAGGTACTGGGTTGTTAGGATACATGGGCAACAAAGGTGCCGTATCGACGCGCTTGGTGCTTGGCGAGACTACATCTATGGTATTTGTGAACTCGCACTTGGCAGCTGGTTCGGATAAGGGTAGCTTGGAGCGGCGGAATTGGGATGCCGCTCAAATCATCAGCCGCACGAAGTACTCACCTATCGATCTTGAAAAGGGTCCTCCTGACTATATCGGGAAAGAGGACTTTGCATTCTGGTTTGGTGATCTTAACTATCGACTCGGGGATATCCCAGGAGGCGATGTGCGCCAGGTCCTGTCTCGACACACGGAGAACGAATACGATAATCGACACCAGTCGACACGCACACTCGATGACCGTCCTTCATCTCCGCGCAACATTGTCGAGGAGGGAGAAATGGATCCGCCCCTAAGCAGCGCGAGCAAAGGCCATCCGGCGCTGTCGGACAAAGAGATTGACCCGCATGCTGACCCGGCTTCTCTTCAGACCACTATCgcatctcttcttcctcatgaCCAGCTTCGTATACAGCAACAGAACGGGAAGGCTTTCCACGAGGGATGGCGGGAAGGCGATATCACCTTCCTGCCGACTTATAAATATGACGTGGGTAGCGTGGCTAGGTTCGACTCGAGTGAGAAACACAGAGGTCCCAGTTGGTGTGATCGGATTTTGTTCCGGACACGCGAGGACAAGCAAAGACATGAGCGCCTCAACCGCGAACTCGCAGAATCTCGAAAGAAAGACGAAGAGATGAAGGCTCGGGGCCTGGATAAGGCTGCGGCTGATGATAACGTCCTGTTCGACTACGATCCAGAAGTCGACGGCGCGGATAGTGTCGAGGAGAATGAACCATCCCAGGATAAATCTGATGATGGTACGTCGTCGGAGTATCAGCTTGAACGGGATGGCCCTATCCGACTTGAATACTACGTGTCGCATCAGGGTATTCTCTCTTCTGACCATAAGCCATTGGATGCCGGATTCACATTGACTTTTGAATCTGTGATTCCGGAATTGAAAGCCAAGGTACACCAAGAAGTCGTGCGGGAGCTGGACAAGGCCGAGAACGAAGCCCGTCCAGGCCTGACTGTTGTGGTAGATAAATATGAAGAAGACGTCCGGAATGccgagaaaaaagaagacccCAACTCGTTGGATTTCGGTGGCATAACGGTTGACGTGCCACTTACCCGTTCGTTGACTGTTGCCAACACCAGCGGCGTACCGGCTACATTCACGTTTGACAGGCCAAATCCAGAAGAGAGGCAGTTCAATTGGCTTGACTATCGCATTAGCCTCCGAGCCGAGCCTGAACACGATGgcaagaagcccaagacACCTGAACGGGAGAAGACGTTAGTCCCAGGCGAGGTTGCTAACATCGAGGTCACGGCGCACGTGCAGGATCTCGAAACGATTCGTCTGCTGAACCATGGGCTCGTCAGACTTGAGGAAATTATGGTCCTCCGTGTGGCCAATGGACCGGACCATTTTATCTGTGTCTCTGCACAATGGCTACCTACGTGTTTTGGTCGTAGCGTGGTCGATCTCACACGCATGCCTGAAGCAGGCGCACGCAGCTTGGTAGCTCCGCAACCGCCAGAGCAGGCAAAGGACAAGGGCGTCCGCCTCTCTGCCCCCCGCGAACTTTTCCGATTAACAGAGGCGATCTCTGAACTCTCCGAACGCGCCGTTGCGGAATGGGGAATGACACGAGATGATTCCGAAGACAGCACTCCGCCGTGGAAGGCAGAACCATACGGACCAGGATGGCCATTCAACCCAGAAACATGGACCCTGAAAGGCCGCGACGAGCGCGCACCACTACTAGCTCGTGTCCGGGAATCGCTAGACACCAACGGCTCCCTGACCTCCATCTTCGAACCCGAAATATCCTCTCTCGAGCGCCTCGAAATCCTCAGCGAAACCCTAATGGTCTTCCTCCGCTCCCTAAATGACGGCATAATCACGGTAGACGTCTGGCAAAACATGAACTCGCAAATCATCGCAAGAGAAAAATCAAAACAAACACCCCTCTCCTGGGAAGAAACACAAGCCTGGGTCCTCGAGAACCTATCCTACTCCCCCGCCCACAGCGTCTCCTTCACCTTCGTCACCTTCATGCTCGCGCGTATCGCCAACGAAGTCGCGCCCGCTCTCTCTATGCCCCCACCCCGCCCATCCTCCCACCACCAACACTCCAAGAAATCCTCCGAAGACAAAAAACGCCAACAATCACCGCGCAAAACAGAAGGCCAGCAGTCCCAGAATGCTGCACCGACCCCAACCCCCGCCTCTTCAGCAGCGTTTATCTCAGCGGGATCTTTCCGCCGCCAGTCGCGCTCGTTCACTAcatcctcgtcttcatcgtcgtcgacTGATAGCGGTAAAGCTGCTACGAGCGCTAATGGGAACATAGCAACGCATAGACAGGCCGTCGAAACCGCGTTCGCGAGTATGTTTGCGAATCTGCTGATTTCGAGTGATGTGCCTGTTCCgtcgaaggagaaggagaggagggctCTGGATGAGCGGAAGAGGAGTGTTGTCGAGCCGTTTTTGAAGATTATTGGGGTTGATAATGAGGGGCCTTCGGGGGGTGGTTCATAA